One window of uncultured Fibrobacter sp. genomic DNA carries:
- a CDS encoding FISUMP domain-containing protein, whose amino-acid sequence MRKILLLLTTFLILAVGTSCSNSEMLSSANTQTVEEICSDCDSDSMLVYHVYSDSLVTADGEVLFVQNYDCNHDSLTCSVYFVGFNTIEKWKRDTVVFYQDSTVVKHDLAGISSKKGISLKLDMDELRKFMLNVKDSSCQFDYPKNEDTTEYGIYDDRYYVIAKRPLLSLKVDGKEHDLGKSMRLKIYHKGTEKERTELVEDEYNKNRYAYGFDYGPRKLYFDGDEVACLLSNFYFSDSWNSKLVVCNDISVKTTAYSYGSDYIVCDGGDIYKVNYESATNSRWFVKDLVVNDGTFADSLFTWGQAMGVLGKRAEPQIVVLYKASAEEDSSEKDLDVDSLYSWADYSYASLETNAKGLCPVGWHVSSKYDWEKLREYYQGNDYYSLMFSSYPEGDYWTTEQESDTTAYYQEFTLSDTIPEIKIAPKLQKKAIRCVENK is encoded by the coding sequence ATGAGAAAAATTCTTCTGCTATTAACGACTTTTCTGATTCTTGCGGTCGGTACTTCCTGCAGTAACAGCGAAATGCTTTCTTCCGCAAATACACAAACGGTAGAGGAAATTTGTTCGGATTGCGATTCCGACAGCATGCTTGTTTATCATGTGTATTCCGACTCCTTGGTGACGGCTGATGGCGAAGTCCTCTTTGTCCAAAATTATGACTGCAATCATGATTCCTTAACTTGCTCCGTATATTTTGTTGGTTTCAATACGATTGAAAAATGGAAAAGAGATACTGTTGTCTTTTATCAGGACTCTACGGTGGTAAAGCATGACCTGGCGGGGATTTCCAGCAAAAAGGGAATATCACTAAAACTCGATATGGACGAATTAAGAAAGTTTATGCTCAATGTAAAAGATTCCAGTTGTCAGTTCGATTATCCGAAAAATGAGGATACAACAGAATATGGAATTTACGATGATCGTTATTATGTTATTGCGAAGCGTCCTCTTCTTTCACTCAAGGTGGATGGAAAGGAACATGACCTTGGAAAAAGCATGAGACTTAAAATCTATCATAAGGGTACTGAGAAAGAGCGCACGGAACTTGTTGAAGATGAATACAATAAAAACAGATACGCCTATGGCTTTGACTATGGTCCACGCAAATTGTATTTCGATGGCGACGAGGTTGCATGCTTGCTTTCTAACTTTTATTTTTCCGACAGCTGGAATTCCAAATTGGTCGTCTGCAATGACATATCGGTTAAGACGACTGCCTACTCGTATGGCTCTGACTACATTGTGTGCGATGGAGGAGACATCTATAAGGTGAATTACGAATCGGCGACAAATTCCCGCTGGTTTGTGAAAGATCTCGTTGTAAACGATGGAACCTTTGCAGATTCGCTCTTTACCTGGGGGCAAGCCATGGGTGTACTAGGAAAGAGAGCGGAGCCCCAGATTGTTGTCTTGTACAAAGCTTCTGCCGAGGAGGATTCTTCGGAAAAAGACCTTGATGTCGACAGCCTGTATTCTTGGGCAGATTACTCGTACGCATCGCTTGAAACGAACGCCAAGGGGCTTTGTCCTGTAGGTTGGCATGTGTCTTCGAAATACGATTGGGAAAAACTGCGCGAATACTACCAGGGGAACGATTATTATTCCCTAATGTTCAGCAGCTATCCGGAAGGAGACTACTGGACAACGGAGCAGGAAAGCGATACGACCGCCTATTATCAGGAATTTACCCTCTCCGACACCATCCCCGAAATCAAGATTGCCCCAAAGTTGCAGAAAAAGGCAATCCGCTGCGTTGAAAACAAGTAG